The following is a genomic window from Solanum stenotomum isolate F172 chromosome 4, ASM1918654v1, whole genome shotgun sequence.
AATTTGAAAAGACAATATAAGAATTTGTAAATTTATTGAGAAaatcacaattttaaaaattcaaattgcatgtccaaataaattttcaattccATATCAATTAtctgatttcaaatcatgattctATATCACATGTCTAAATGAGCCCTTGATTAGACGTCTCGAGTTCAAGTAACTAAGAATCAAAAAAATCCTATTAGGAACACCGTCCCCAAATGAGccttaaaatgagaaaaatcaGATTTAGTCGGTTCTTGATCGAAAACCAAAAACCAACATGGCAATTTGGAATTACTTTTgtttaatacataaatgtgtcatttaacttgaTTTCAACTGATATTATGTCATCAAATATTGGGCATACACAAGTAAGCACTTAACCAATAGACACATACGTCTTACATGACATCTTATGCAACAATTCGTATCCTAATTGACATTCTACGTGTAATAAGTCACGTATGAGaccaaatatctttcaacgtaTCTTTTCAAagaatacttttttaaaaaaaaaaaatccattcaCAGCACACCATTTTCCCATACTGCATGTTATATAATCCCCTTAAGCCTATTACACCATTGCATTCAACTCTTCCATTTCCAAAAAAATCCAAGAAAACTCAAGATTTTTTCTGTGTATCtctaaaaacacaaaaaaattcaccccacaaaaaaaaaaaaattacaaaggAGGAAAAAAACATAGTGTAGTATTTTGATTGgtccaagaaaaaaaatatggaacCAATAGATTTTGGTAATTTGAGAGGTAGTAGTTTAAGAGGAAGTGTAAAAGGAAGTTTTAGAGGAAGTTTTGGATCAGATAGTAATtcaatatttagaaataataatatatttaatcgTTCATCAAGagatgaagatgatgaagaagcACTTAAATGGGCTGCACTTGAAAAGCTACCAACTTTTGATCGTTTAAGAAAAGGACTTTTATTTGGAGCTAATGAAGTTGATATACATGATCTTGGAAATCAACAAAGTAAAGATTTGGTTGATAGACTTGTTAAAGTTGCTGATGAAGATAATGAGAAGTTTTTGTTGAAACTCAGAGATAGAATTGATAGGTAATGTGAAAAGATTGAATATTTATTGTGTGTTTGAGGCGGATTTAAGACGAGTTATGTTGGTTTAGTTTGGTTTAGTTAGGAGGGGTTGTGAAAGATTGAGtctttattgtttatttgtgtGTTTGAGGCGGATTTAAGACGAGTTCTGTTGGttcagtttggtttggttaggAGGGGTTGTGAAAGATTGAGTCTTTATTGTGTATTTGTGTGTTTGAGGCGGATTTAAGATGAATTATGTTggtttagtttggtttggttaggAGGGGTTGTGAAAGATTGAGTCTTTATTGTGTATTTGTGTGTTTGAGGCGGATTTAAGACGAGTTCTGTTGGttcagtttggtttggttaggAGGGGTTGTGAAAGATTGAGTCTTTATTGTGTATTTGTGTGTTTGAGGCGGATTTAAGACGAGTTATGTTagtttagtttggtttggttaggAGGGGTTGTGAAAGATCGAGTCTTTTTTGTTTATATGTGTGTTTGAGGTGGAGCTAAGGCAAATTCTCGGGTGGTTTAGTTTAGTTTGGTTCAGAGGGTAgattcaagatttaaacttTATCGTGTTCTGTCTAAGTTACTATGGTAAAAAATGTGTTACTTGCGATTTTTGGTGGTTAAAATGTGTTACTTATGCATTTTGGTGGTCAAAATATGTTGTGCTTTTTGGTGGTTTAGTTTAGTTTGGTTTGGAGGGAAGAAtcaagatttgaactttatgaCGTCTTGTCTAAGTTACTGTGGTAAAAATGGGTTACTTGTGCTTTTTGGTGGTTAAAATATGTTACTTGAGCTTTTCGGCGGGTATTTTTAGTGGTATATAGGATTTAAACCGAAGCTACTAAGATCAGATGTACCCATAGCTTATTCACTATGTCTGCCCTTGCATATACTCCTTCATTTTCATAGCTCGGTTTAGAGGCATattcaagatttgaactttTTAAGTTCGGATTGAGAATTTTATAACTAAATATCGAAAGATGTCATAGAAAAGTGTTTGATCACATAAAAATGAGACAGAGAGAGTAATAAGATCACACTCATTATGAACTCACGGACTTTAATCATTGATTCgactctttatttatttaaaaaatttagtagTTTGACATATTTTTACTTTCTACAGAGTTGGGCTTGATTTGCCAACAATTGAAGTAAGATATGAACATCTAAAAATTGAGGCAGATGCATATGTAGGAAGCAGTGCTTTGCCTACATTTATCAACTTTGTGACTAATTTTATCGAGGTAAAAATCAGAACCAAAATCTTGATTTCCATATCTCGAAACTCATCTGATTGAAGAAAATGTTTGAAActaacatcattttttttattcgtGTTTATAGCCAATGTTGAATTCTCTCCATATCGTACCAAATCGAAAGAGGAAACTCACTATTCTTGATGACATGAGCGGTATCATCAAGCCTTGCAGATTGACTTTGCTTTTAGGTCCTCCTGGTTCTGGCAAAACTACTCTCTTATTAGCTTTGGCTGGAAAACTTGACACTGAACTTAAAGTAAGTTCATTTTGTACTAAATATCGAAcagatttaagttatatatactgACTACATGTGAAGATAGCAGATTAGTTACCATATTTGTCAATGTTACTAATTGATGTTTGTATTAGAAACATTTAAGTTTAACTATCTCTAAGTGACCTGATCGTGTAAAACTTCTTTTACACTATCGATTATAGTATAACTCGTGATGACATAGAATTATCTTGTAACTTGCCTAATTGGGTATTTGTTTTTCCCCGGAAATCAGGCTAGTGGGAAGGTGACGTATAATGGACATGAAATGAATGAGTTTGTGCCGCAAAGAACTGCTGCTTATATTAGTCAGCACGATTTACATATCGGAGAAATGACTGTGAGAGAAACTTTGGAATTCTCTGCTAGATGCCAGGGAGTTGGCACTCGTTATGGTTAGTTTGTTTATTTGGTTCAATTAAGTTTTCAATGAAAAATCATATCTATATGATTAatgtttcttgaaaaatattgtaGAAATGTTGGCTGAACTGTCAAGAAGAGAGAAAACAGCAAATATCAAGCCAGATCCTGATATTGATGTTTTTATGAAGGTAATAATGTTTTTGtgttgaattattaaaatattattcacAACTACTTGTATTGATGAGACTGAATtcttgttataaaataatataggatcttaataaaataacatctgattaagaaaaaagaatctTATCGGAAGAGCAAAAGGGAAAAAACAATAATGTTTATGACCTTCATTGTTTGATGACAATGTAGGCAGCAGCAACAGAGGGACAAGAAGCTAATGTTGTGACTGATTATGTTCTTAAGGTAACATTGATTACGTTCAATGATTTCTCGATTATCTTGACAATGAAAAGGCAGAGAGATTTAGtgaattaagttatttttgaatgCTATGTGTAGATTTTGGGACTTGACATTTGTGCTGATACTATGGTGGGAGATGAAATGGTAAGGGGTATTTCAGGAGGGCAAAAGAAGCGTGTGACGACAGGTGAAATGCTTGTTGGACCATCAAAGGCACTTTTCATGGATGAAATCTCTACTGGATTGGATAGTTCAACCACTTATTCCATCGTGAACTCTCTAAGGCAAACGGTGCAAATCTTGAAGGGAACTGCTGTGATATCTCTCTTACAGCCAGCGCCCGAGACCTACAATTTGTTTGATGACATTATTCTGTTATCAGATAGTGTAATTGTCTATCAGGGCCCTCGAGAAGACATCATTGGCTTCTTTGAATCCATGGGTTTCAAATGCCCTGAAAGAAAAGGCGTGGCTGACTTTTTGCAAGAAGTATGTCTTATAATGAGCTCCCGACTGTTATAGTTGACAGGCAATGATGCATTTTTGTTCTAATAGTGAAGATTTGAACTTCTTCCAGGTGACATCTAAGAAGGATCAACAACAATATTGGGTGAGGAGGGATGAGCCTTACAGGTTTATCACATCGAAAGAATTTTCCGAGGCATATCAAGCATTTCATGTTGGGAGGAAACTCGGGGAAGATCTTGCAGTCTCATATGACAAGAGAAAAAGCCATCCTGCTGCTCTGACAACTGAAAAGTACGGTATAGGGAAGAAACAGCTCTTCGAAGTCTGCAAGGAAAGAGAATACTTGCTAATGAAGAGGAACTCGTTCGTTTACATTTTCAAGTTCTGTCAGGTGAACTACTTAGTCTATTATAAATATTGAACTTCTTCAAGTCTCatcatattttcttgcaaatacTAAGTTTGATCTGTTTGCAGCTTTTGATTATGGCACTCATCTCGATGACCATCTTTTTCCGAACTGAGATGAAACATGATACTATGGATGATGGAGGAATATATGCTGGTGCTCTCTTTTTtgtgatcattatgaatatgttTAATGGAATGTCTGAGCTCGGGATGATAATTTATAAACTTCCCGTCTTCTTCAAGCAAAGGGACCTTCTCTTTTTCCCTGCATGGGCTTATGCAATTCCCTCATGGATACTCAAAATCCCTGTAACATTTGTTGAAACTGCTCTCTGGGTGTTTCTCACTTACTATGTCATGGGATTCGATCCTCACCCCTCAAGGTACGTGATAACGTGAATAAAGGTGAGTTTACCTTCAACTATTTCCTTTTCCCTATGATTACTAATCgggattttgaatttgaagGTTGTTCAAACAGTTCTTGCTACTCATAATAGTAAGCCAGATGGCCTCAGGGTTGTTTCGATTCATTGGGGCAGTTGGCAGGAGCTTAGGAGTTGCTAGTATATTTGGATCATTTGCTCTGCTTTTACAATTTGCGTTGGGAGGATTCGTTCTTTCAAGAGGTATATTTGAACATTTACATGTCTGCAGTAGCTCTTGCTTTGCTTAAACGGACTAacgttaaattgttacttatcCGCTTTGCCTAATGCTGCAGATGATGTGAAGAACTGGTGGATATGGGGTTACTGGACTTCACCTATGATGTATTCCGTGAATGCAATTCTTGTGAACGAATTTGACGGAAAAAGGTGGAAACATGTAAGTTTCTCTATCTACTGCAATGTGCAAATAATTAGTTTCCTTATATAAATGCTGAAGCTCACTGTAATCCTAACCAGATTCCACCAAATGGAACTGAGTCACTTGGAGCTGCAGTTGTAAGAGGTCGAGGCTTCTTCCCAGATGCATCGTGGTACTGGATAGGCTTTGGCGCGCTTGTTGGATTCACAATCGTGTTTAACATCTGCTACACCATTGCACTCGCTTACCTAAAACGTGAGTATCTCTCAAATTTCTCCATTTATATTTCCGTTAAGGCAAAAAATGTTAAATGTTTAGTATGAATATCTACAGCATTTGGTAAGCCACAAGCTATGATACCAGAAGACAGTGAAGATGCACAAACAACTAGCGCGGAGACAGAAGACTCCAATAGTGAGAGTCAGAATACGAAAAAAGGAATGGTTCTTCCATTTGAACCGCATTCCATCACCTTTGACGACGTAATGTACTCTGTCAACATGCCTCAGGTAACTAACTAACTAGCCAGGAAATGTTATTGATCAAACTAGCAATGCTAATCCTCCATTTCCAAATATGTTACTAAACTTTCACATACTTGCAGGAAATGAAAGATCAGGGATCTACTGAAGATAGATTGGTACTTCTTAAGGGCGTAAGTGGAGCTTTCAGGCCCGGTGTTTTGACAGCTTTGATGGGAGTAAGTGGGGCTGGAAAAACAACATTGATGGATGTATTGGCTGGAAGAAAGACAGGAGGATATATCGAGGGTGACATCAAGATTTCGGGCTATCCTAAGAAGCAGGACACATTTGCACGTATATCTGGATACTGTGAGCAGAATGACATCCATTCACCTTATGTTACAGTTTATGAGTCATTAGCATACTCCGCTTGGCTGCGTTTGCCTCATAATGTTGATACAAAAACCAGAAAGGTTGGTTCTTATGAAAAAATTTCTTCCATGACATGAATCTCACCGAAAGATCAATTACATCCTATAAAGAAGTTTGAGTTTATGTAAAaatttcctatttatttatcGTCGGTGCAGATGTTTGTTGAGCAAGTCATGGATCTTGTGGAGCTTGGACCGTTAAGATCAGCTTTAGTTGGTTTGCCAGGGATCAACGGTCTCTCAACTGAACAACGCAAAAGGTTGACCATTGCAGTGGAGCTAGTGGCTAACCCCTCTATCATTTTCATGGATGAACCAACTTCCGGGCTGGATGCAAGGGCTGCTGCAATTGTTATGAGAACTGTTAGGAACACTGTCGACACAGGAAGAACCGTTGTTTGTACCATCCATCAGCCTAgtattgacatttttgaagcCTTTGATGAGgtgaatttgatatttttgaactCAATCAAGCTATTCTCTGTTTTTCCAAGACTTTTGTCATCGAATACTGATATTAAAAACCACTTTGCAGCTCTTTCTAATGAAACGAGGAGGACAAGAGATATATGTTGGTCCATTGGGTCGCCATTCTTGCCATTTGATCAAATACTTTGAGGTAAGTTGTCTAAGTGAAAGAGAGCTTTCCTTTTTTGAGTCCATACGATCAAATACTAAGCTGAGTTCCCTTGTCTTCAGTCCATGCCAGGGGTAAGTAAAATAAAAGATGGCTACAATCCAGCAACTTGGATGTTAGAAGTCACAGCCTCGGCTCAGGAAATACTGTTCGGGGTTGATTTTACTGATTTATACAAGAAATCAGACCTTTACACAAGGAACAAATCATTGATTAGTGAACTGAGCGTACCTCGCCCTGGTACAAAAGATCTGCATTTCGATACTAAATACTCACAGCCATTTTGGACCCAATGTATAGCTTGCCTTTGGAAACAACACTGGTCATACTGGCGTAATCCTACTTATACGGCAGTCAGATTTCTGTTTACAACCATCATTGCCTTGGTCTTCGGGACAATGTTTTGGGATATTGGTGGTAAAGTGTAAGTCCAAAACTATGAAGCAAAAAACAACAATCACACAAACTAAAAAATACCCTCAACTAACACTAAAACTTGATCTTTTATGGTTACAGGAGTAAGAGTCAAGATCTATTTAACGCAATGGGATGCTTGTATGCTACTGTTCTCTTCCTCGGTACACAAAATTCATCATCAGTGCAGCCTGTTGTAGCGGTTGAACGTACAGTATTCTATAGAGAAAGAGCTGCTGGAATGTATTCTGCCTTGCCCTATGCCTTTGGACAGGTGAACATAGCGTTCAATTTCTTATAAACCAATCTCGCGTTAATTTCACATTTAATCACTGAGATTTTCCCACTACAAATCGTCACATTTAACGCAATGGGATGCTTGTATGCTACTTAACTTTTTCTATCTTGCAGATTTCCATTGAAATCCCATATGTCTTTATGCAATCTGTTTTCTGTGGTGCAATTATGTATGCTATGATCGGATTTGAATGGACGGTAGCAAAGTTCTTGTGGTACTTGTTCTTCCTGTTTTTCACCCTCTTGTACTTCACTTTCTACGGTATGATGACCGTTGCTGTTACCCCAAATGTAAGTGTTGCTCAAATTGTCGGCTCCTTCTTCTACGGAGTATGGAATCTTTTCTCAGGATTCATCATTCCACGAACTGTAAGTTCTTGAAACACTTCCATTTTATTGTTACATCAAAACTGACTTAGAGCTCGGAAATGACATGTTCTCtgtatttttttccattttaattttaaaaaaacagcGTATTCCCATATGGTGGAGATGGTACTACTGGTGTTGTCCTGTTGCCTGGACCTTATATGGTTTGGTTGCATCACAATTTGGAGATCTTCAGAACAAACTTACTGATGAAGAAACAGTGGAACAATTCTTGAGACGTTACTTCGGCTTCAAGCATGATTTTCTTCCAATAGTTGCAGTCGCAATTGTTGGGTACACTGTTCTTTTTGGCTTCACATTTGCTTTCGCTATTAAGGCATTCAACTTCCAAACGAGATAGAAAGACGTTACCTGCTGAAGATGTAGTAAAGACAATGTGTGAAACGTTCTCTCCACTGCTCGTGAAATGGAGAATGCGCGGTTAGTGTAAGGAATTTTTCTCGAGCTCAAGTACGAGTGAGAGATTGATTTTGAAAGTACTGTATAGATTTCCAATTGAACAAGTGTATGTTctgttattattattctttatgAATTCCAAGTTCATTTGTTAATGTTGAATCAAAATGCAGTGGCAAATTCATTCCATTGTTATTAGccttttttatattctttctaCCTAATCCAATACCATATTCAAgtattgttatttgttgtttcttgtacttctgTTGCGTCTTTTTCTAAACTGCTTTGGATTATTTCTCGAGTCAAGGATCATTGGAAAAAGACTTTTTATCTCTGAGGTTGAAGTAAagtttgcgtacactctaccctacCTAGACCTCACTTTGTGAGGAGACGCTGGATATTTATTGTTATAGTTTTATAAATATTGCTTTTCGGGAACTGCCACAACTCATCAAAGATGTGGTGCAATGAATGAGATTTCTCTAGTGTTAACTAAACAAGAAGTCTTCGGTTTGAATTCGGAGAATGGAGAAATTCTTGGTCGGGAATGATCCTTGATAAATGGACCTTAAATGATGCTAATCTTGAATTAGTCGGGCCAGTAAATTTCGAATACCCAATGATGAATCTTCCTAGACATTTCATGTTttcattcaccaaaaaaaaaaaaaggaaaaacaaaaagtttcaaactcaaaacatcTCATGTTTTGTGTTAGTGGAATATCTTCCTCCACATGAGTTGTTTGTTTGGTGTATCTAAGCAATATCagttctttaatttatttttttggaaataaaatatacatatgtgagaaaactagataaaaataatgaaaaataaacaaaaatgattttgtaACAACTCTCCAACAAACTTTTCTCAGTTTGCTTTAtataaacaaatttttttttgcaaatttccaATAATGGACTATTTCCTATTGCTACCAGAAGGTTGTGTTTGTGATATTCTCTCCTTTACTTCCCCGAAAGACGTCGTGATTTCATCCGCGATCTCTCGGGGATTCAACTCTGTTGCTGAATCCGACTTTATTTGG
Proteins encoded in this region:
- the LOC125861914 gene encoding pleiotropic drug resistance protein 1-like, whose amino-acid sequence is MEPIDFGNLRGSSLRGSVKGSFRGSFGSDSNSIFRNNNIFNRSSRDEDDEEALKWAALEKLPTFDRLRKGLLFGANEVDIHDLGNQQSKDLVDRLVKVADEDNEKFLLKLRDRIDRVGLDLPTIEVRYEHLKIEADAYVGSSALPTFINFVTNFIEPMLNSLHIVPNRKRKLTILDDMSGIIKPCRLTLLLGPPGSGKTTLLLALAGKLDTELKASGKVTYNGHEMNEFVPQRTAAYISQHDLHIGEMTVRETLEFSARCQGVGTRYEMLAELSRREKTANIKPDPDIDVFMKAAATEGQEANVVTDYVLKILGLDICADTMVGDEMVRGISGGQKKRVTTGEMLVGPSKALFMDEISTGLDSSTTYSIVNSLRQTVQILKGTAVISLLQPAPETYNLFDDIILLSDSVIVYQGPREDIIGFFESMGFKCPERKGVADFLQEVTSKKDQQQYWVRRDEPYRFITSKEFSEAYQAFHVGRKLGEDLAVSYDKRKSHPAALTTEKYGIGKKQLFEVCKEREYLLMKRNSFVYIFKFCQLLIMALISMTIFFRTEMKHDTMDDGGIYAGALFFVIIMNMFNGMSELGMIIYKLPVFFKQRDLLFFPAWAYAIPSWILKIPVTFVETALWVFLTYYVMGFDPHPSRLFKQFLLLIIVSQMASGLFRFIGAVGRSLGVASIFGSFALLLQFALGGFVLSRDDVKNWWIWGYWTSPMMYSVNAILVNEFDGKRWKHIPPNGTESLGAAVVRGRGFFPDASWYWIGFGALVGFTIVFNICYTIALAYLKPFGKPQAMIPEDSEDAQTTSAETEDSNSESQNTKKGMVLPFEPHSITFDDVMYSVNMPQEMKDQGSTEDRLVLLKGVSGAFRPGVLTALMGVSGAGKTTLMDVLAGRKTGGYIEGDIKISGYPKKQDTFARISGYCEQNDIHSPYVTVYESLAYSAWLRLPHNVDTKTRKMFVEQVMDLVELGPLRSALVGLPGINGLSTEQRKRLTIAVELVANPSIIFMDEPTSGLDARAAAIVMRTVRNTVDTGRTVVCTIHQPSIDIFEAFDELFLMKRGGQEIYVGPLGRHSCHLIKYFESMPGVSKIKDGYNPATWMLEVTASAQEILFGVDFTDLYKKSDLYTRNKSLISELSVPRPGTKDLHFDTKYSQPFWTQCIACLWKQHWSYWRNPTYTAVRFLFTTIIALVFGTMFWDIGGKVSKSQDLFNAMGCLYATVLFLGTQNSSSVQPVVAVERTVFYRERAAGMYSALPYAFGQISIEIPYVFMQSVFCGAIMYAMIGFEWTVAKFLWYLFFLFFTLLYFTFYGMMTVAVTPNVSVAQIVGSFFYGVWNLFSGFIIPRTRIPIWWRWYYWCCPVAWTLYGLVASQFGDLQNKLTDEETVEQFLRRYFGFKHDFLPIVAVAIVGYTVLFGFTFAFAIKAFNFQTR